A genomic stretch from Nocardia wallacei includes:
- a CDS encoding GAF and ANTAR domain-containing protein, which produces MAAAPYHPDEFAFGLAELTALVLSTPDVETSLRDVADITAKMLPNHPMVAITLRRNDAAVTVASTGPHATVIDELQRGQGLGPCLEALNTAEPVAVTDMAAEKRWGRYPARMLEQGIISVHSQPLLAGGAAVGTLDLYSTHRGAFEQPALQAISLTAQHTAVLLRSAISTARQTELTAQLQAALASRSIIDQALGITMAQRHCDRDGAFEVLRAASQRGNVKLVTVAAAVIRGVTGADPTPPHFNRPSRSRSARRDI; this is translated from the coding sequence GTACCACCCCGACGAATTCGCGTTCGGGCTGGCGGAACTGACCGCGCTGGTGCTGTCCACCCCCGATGTCGAGACCTCGCTGCGCGACGTCGCCGATATCACCGCGAAGATGTTGCCGAATCACCCGATGGTGGCGATCACGCTGCGCCGCAACGACGCAGCGGTGACGGTGGCCTCGACCGGTCCGCACGCCACCGTGATCGACGAACTGCAACGCGGCCAGGGTCTCGGCCCCTGCCTGGAGGCGCTGAACACCGCCGAGCCGGTGGCCGTCACCGATATGGCGGCCGAGAAGCGCTGGGGCCGCTACCCCGCCCGTATGCTGGAACAGGGCATCATTTCGGTACATTCGCAGCCGCTGCTGGCCGGCGGCGCGGCGGTGGGCACGCTCGATCTGTACTCGACGCATCGGGGCGCGTTCGAACAGCCTGCCCTCCAGGCCATTTCGCTCACCGCCCAGCACACCGCCGTGCTGCTGAGGTCGGCGATCAGCACGGCGCGCCAGACCGAGCTGACCGCGCAGTTGCAGGCGGCGCTGGCGTCGCGCTCGATCATCGACCAGGCCCTGGGAATCACCATGGCACAACGCCATTGCGACCGCGACGGCGCGTTCGAGGTGCTGCGTGCCGCGTCCCAGCGCGGCAATGTGAAGCTCGTGACCGTCGCGGCCGCCGTCATCCGCGGCGTCACCGGGGCCGATCCGACGCCGCCGCATTTCAACCGTCCCAGCCGGTCTCGATCGGCACGGCGAGATATCTGA
- a CDS encoding AMP-binding protein encodes MQADNDIDAVRGWLANPAADTGIHLADEADGWEFRSYRELADLAWAVAARLRAAGLGDGEGACVIMPTGFPCVATFYAVWACGGVFTPIAPPTFGDLAQYISHVAAILRQARPRLVVTAAELRPLVCQAMAEAGRTDDPVLADDPEPVSERDFGAPAECALLQFTSGSTGTPRGVRVSWRNLANNIAMITRLVDWRDGEAMASWLPLYHDMGLVGAFFTTVTNQGDLYLMRPDQFIRDPMRWLRAMTHAQHTPSPSFALGYVAHRISPEEVAGLDLSGWRTLAVGSEPVEVADLHAFAELAGPQGFSARAYTLAYGLAEATLMVTSSARDRPITALRLDGASLRFGQPVRPVAEAELGDGRWVAGPGWITGLGFSTPQSRVRVVDEDGRELPDGTLGEMVVTGDSVALGYTVPAEGGTRIDNGRLHTGDAGFRYRDEVFVLGRMGSSLKVRGRSVFMEDIESRVARETGITKGKLAAVALTEAGAQGVVLFAETAPGPWLEQARSVLRAALGPAQTARIVTGPRGFIRRTSSGKPRRRHMWQLFGAGGLEGAVTHEATDAEQDSPGDARPEPVLTVPAARRLLDRALDQVSVPERSAVLFEGSLAEGFGNEGSDVDFLAVAPGDEDLPTLPTVLFLDGRRVEVRTRSVAQLRAQLRRVAQAADPATLDEDVLNRCQRFLRATVLRADPGCPELAELLALLPNSEFAGKVGEWWTARARQALRYAVALAALGEREEAAAWARDGLLQAVKAWATAYGETYIETKWLPEQVDRILTRPVSGAPGPRAAELIGRYRALPRSATVAEIVALAAEFGVTGVTDDPDLVVLARIPGVTTWSIGERVHVLRADREVFALSEAGGRAWRSVVLRRSLREVLGRADIGPELAEFVRLGLVGLQWRGDGPITPALAMCKPLRPYTPAPSPALPVLGLSGAGRADAAIATLAPLPAERFTACALDLVWSNVVLENAREDLVGAMKAGQGAVADIAAHRMVAMAVRMVLCAYGIHPLPADVAPVPTLARLLPGAASLRGELLRSVEEASRVNFARTLAAGADSLAELARLDDLVTRVRGHVGGDDFPASFDSREQWRRTLDISYDWLRVAGYLDTDLPLDEARDLLTSGGRQPHLREGGPR; translated from the coding sequence ATGCAGGCTGACAACGATATCGACGCGGTGCGGGGCTGGCTGGCGAATCCGGCCGCCGACACCGGCATTCATCTGGCCGACGAGGCCGACGGCTGGGAGTTCCGGTCCTATCGGGAACTGGCCGACCTGGCCTGGGCGGTGGCCGCGCGCCTGCGTGCCGCCGGACTGGGCGACGGCGAGGGCGCGTGCGTGATCATGCCGACCGGGTTCCCCTGCGTCGCGACGTTCTACGCGGTGTGGGCGTGCGGCGGCGTGTTCACCCCGATCGCCCCGCCCACCTTCGGTGATCTCGCCCAGTACATTTCGCATGTCGCGGCCATTCTGCGGCAGGCCCGGCCGCGGCTGGTGGTGACTGCGGCGGAGCTGCGGCCGCTGGTGTGCCAGGCCATGGCCGAGGCGGGCCGCACCGACGACCCGGTGCTCGCCGACGATCCGGAACCGGTGTCCGAGCGTGATTTCGGCGCGCCCGCCGAGTGCGCGCTGCTGCAGTTCACCTCAGGTTCCACCGGGACACCGCGCGGGGTCCGGGTGTCGTGGCGGAACCTGGCCAACAACATCGCGATGATCACCCGGCTGGTGGACTGGCGCGACGGCGAGGCGATGGCGTCCTGGCTACCGCTGTATCACGACATGGGCCTGGTGGGCGCGTTCTTCACCACCGTCACCAATCAGGGCGACCTGTATCTGATGCGGCCGGACCAGTTCATCCGCGACCCGATGCGGTGGCTGCGGGCGATGACCCACGCGCAGCACACCCCGTCGCCGTCGTTCGCGCTCGGCTATGTGGCGCACCGGATTTCGCCCGAGGAGGTGGCCGGGCTGGACCTGTCGGGATGGCGGACGCTGGCGGTGGGCTCGGAACCGGTGGAGGTCGCCGATCTGCACGCGTTCGCGGAATTGGCGGGGCCACAGGGCTTTTCGGCTCGGGCCTATACGCTGGCCTACGGCTTGGCCGAGGCGACGCTGATGGTGACCTCCTCCGCCCGCGATCGGCCGATCACGGCGTTGCGGCTGGACGGTGCGAGCCTGCGGTTCGGGCAGCCGGTGCGGCCGGTGGCCGAGGCCGAACTCGGCGACGGCCGCTGGGTGGCGGGGCCGGGCTGGATCACCGGGCTCGGCTTCTCCACGCCGCAGTCGCGGGTGCGGGTGGTCGACGAGGACGGCCGCGAGCTGCCGGACGGCACGCTGGGGGAGATGGTGGTCACCGGTGACTCGGTGGCGCTGGGCTACACCGTGCCCGCCGAGGGCGGCACCCGCATCGACAACGGTCGGCTCCACACCGGCGACGCCGGATTCCGCTATCGCGACGAGGTTTTCGTGCTCGGCCGGATGGGCTCGAGCCTGAAGGTGCGCGGCCGCTCGGTGTTCATGGAGGACATCGAATCCCGCGTCGCCCGCGAAACCGGTATCACCAAGGGCAAACTCGCCGCCGTCGCACTCACCGAGGCCGGCGCCCAGGGTGTCGTCCTGTTCGCCGAGACCGCGCCCGGCCCATGGCTGGAACAGGCCCGCAGTGTGCTGCGGGCCGCGCTCGGCCCGGCCCAGACCGCGCGAATCGTCACCGGCCCGCGCGGCTTCATCCGGCGTACGTCCAGTGGCAAACCGCGGCGGCGGCACATGTGGCAGCTCTTCGGTGCCGGCGGACTCGAGGGTGCCGTCACCCACGAGGCGACCGATGCCGAGCAGGATTCACCCGGCGACGCGCGACCCGAACCCGTGCTGACCGTCCCCGCGGCCCGGCGGCTGCTCGACCGCGCCCTGGACCAGGTGAGCGTGCCGGAGCGGTCGGCGGTGTTGTTCGAGGGTTCGCTGGCGGAGGGCTTCGGCAACGAGGGGTCCGATGTCGACTTCCTGGCCGTCGCGCCCGGCGACGAGGACCTGCCGACGTTGCCCACGGTGCTGTTCCTGGACGGCCGCCGGGTGGAGGTGCGTACCCGCTCGGTGGCCCAGCTGCGCGCGCAGTTGCGCCGGGTGGCGCAGGCCGCGGACCCGGCCACTCTGGACGAGGACGTGCTCAACCGCTGTCAGCGTTTCCTACGCGCCACCGTCCTGCGCGCCGACCCCGGCTGCCCGGAACTCGCCGAACTGCTTGCCCTGCTGCCGAATTCGGAGTTCGCGGGCAAGGTCGGCGAATGGTGGACCGCGCGCGCCCGCCAGGCCCTGCGCTACGCGGTCGCCCTGGCCGCCCTCGGTGAACGGGAGGAGGCCGCGGCCTGGGCTCGCGACGGGCTGTTGCAGGCGGTCAAGGCCTGGGCCACCGCGTACGGCGAGACCTACATCGAAACCAAGTGGCTGCCCGAACAAGTGGACCGCATCCTCACCCGTCCGGTGAGCGGTGCGCCGGGACCACGGGCGGCGGAGCTGATCGGCCGCTACCGCGCGCTGCCGCGATCCGCGACGGTCGCCGAGATCGTCGCGCTGGCCGCCGAATTCGGTGTGACCGGGGTGACCGACGATCCGGATCTGGTGGTACTGGCGCGGATACCCGGGGTCACGACCTGGAGCATCGGCGAGCGAGTGCACGTGCTGCGCGCGGACCGCGAGGTGTTCGCGCTGTCGGAGGCGGGCGGTCGCGCGTGGCGTTCGGTGGTGCTGCGGCGGTCGCTGCGCGAGGTGCTGGGGCGCGCCGACATCGGGCCCGAACTGGCCGAGTTCGTGCGGCTGGGACTGGTCGGACTGCAGTGGCGCGGTGACGGCCCGATCACACCGGCACTGGCGATGTGCAAGCCGCTGCGCCCGTACACCCCCGCGCCGTCCCCGGCGCTGCCGGTGCTGGGACTGTCGGGCGCCGGACGAGCCGACGCGGCGATCGCGACGCTCGCCCCGCTGCCCGCCGAACGCTTCACCGCCTGCGCACTCGACCTGGTGTGGTCGAACGTGGTGCTGGAGAACGCACGGGAGGACCTGGTCGGCGCGATGAAGGCCGGGCAGGGCGCCGTCGCCGACATCGCCGCGCACCGCATGGTGGCGATGGCGGTTCGAATGGTGCTGTGCGCGTACGGGATACATCCACTGCCCGCGGACGTCGCCCCGGTGCCGACGCTGGCCCGGCTGCTGCCGGGCGCGGCCTCCCTGCGCGGGGAACTGCTGCGGTCGGTCGAGGAGGCGAGCCGGGTAAACTTCGCGCGGACGCTCGCGGCCGGTGCCGACTCCCTGGCCGAGCTGGCTCGGCTGGACGATCTCGTGACCCGGGTGCGCGGCCATGTCGGCGGTGACGACTTCCCGGCCTCCTTCGACTCTCGGGAGCAGTGGCGGCGCACCCTGGACATCAGCTACGACTGGCTGCGCGTCGCCGGTTATCTCGACACCGACCTGCCGCTCGACGAGGCCCGCGATCTGCTCACCTCCGGCGGCAGGCAACCGCATCTGCGAGAAGGAGGACCCCGATGA
- a CDS encoding phosphoenolpyruvate synthase produces MQVVSPDTEGAEAGGGKARGLWRLRENGFRVPEWVVLEAGLFDRLGDELVTAAAEFAQSAEVEEALRRGAALRERIAAAPLPPEVTDRVAAACARFGAAAIAVRSSAAAEDGAAYSFAGQFDSFLNRRGVEAVAAAVRDCWASAFAERVIRYAFAHGLPLPGVPAVVLQRLVEARTSGVLFTANPMTGAPDELVVGAVYGLGEGLVSGAVDADSLVVDKLSGTVVESVHGEKTTAVRPDGEHGCVEVPVPQQQRDAPVLSDAELSELVELGRRVEAALGGPQDIEWAADADGLWVLQARPITTPVGAQLRGAGERLGPDELRIWDNSNILESFNGITSPLTFTTAADIYGRVYRGYAESLRVPPRQLRQTDDWTGVLLGCFHGRVYYNLLHWYRMVGIAPGYPLNRRVLEAALGVAEPLSDDLAKTLRPFTFGNPLARLWSRTVTTAVYVRRVVGIDAMMRRFLAEFYRVYDEFDTVDDTALTGEQAYARYRRLDRELVRRWGPMMVLDAMLLTLTGLLYVLTKLLLPKAPEWFLYAVAGPGEEVESAEPARAMAALAEVVRADPELRALVETTAPEGVRDELASAGRTDFLARVDDYIARYGYRSIDELKLETPDLREDPASLFVLLRAALPQEQTRRGTEAETYLDEHLHGVRRALYERLRRKVGRCAAHRERLRFCRTRAFGMVKRMIRVMGRDLAARGVIDDFADVFQLTVQELRGCYEGADTDSLRALIAARTQQRAADARLVAPSRFVTRGPGFGRAELAAQGWVPIADMPAATAGAVLTGTPSGPGVGTGPAVVVDQPRDVSGGVLVTYRTDPGWVAALPSAAALVIERGSPLTHVAIVARELGVPTVVQLRDATTMLRTGMSIRVDGTGGTVTVLAEGDGPHAG; encoded by the coding sequence GTGCAGGTAGTGAGTCCCGACACCGAGGGTGCCGAGGCCGGCGGAGGTAAGGCGCGTGGGCTGTGGCGATTGCGGGAGAATGGGTTTCGGGTACCGGAGTGGGTGGTACTGGAGGCCGGGTTGTTCGATCGGCTCGGCGACGAGTTGGTCACGGCGGCAGCGGAGTTCGCGCAGTCGGCCGAGGTCGAGGAGGCCCTGCGGCGCGGCGCCGCGCTGCGCGAGCGGATCGCCGCGGCGCCACTGCCGCCGGAGGTCACCGACCGGGTAGCGGCCGCCTGCGCGCGGTTCGGCGCGGCGGCGATCGCGGTGCGCTCCTCGGCGGCCGCCGAGGACGGTGCGGCCTATTCCTTTGCCGGGCAGTTCGATTCGTTTCTCAACCGGCGAGGCGTCGAGGCGGTGGCCGCCGCCGTGCGCGACTGCTGGGCCTCGGCGTTCGCCGAGCGGGTGATCCGCTACGCGTTCGCTCACGGCCTGCCGCTGCCGGGCGTTCCGGCGGTGGTGCTGCAACGCCTGGTCGAGGCGCGGACGAGCGGGGTGCTGTTCACCGCGAACCCGATGACCGGCGCACCGGACGAACTGGTCGTCGGCGCGGTCTACGGCCTGGGCGAGGGACTGGTCTCGGGCGCGGTGGACGCGGATTCCCTTGTAGTCGACAAGCTTTCGGGCACGGTCGTGGAATCGGTGCACGGCGAGAAGACCACCGCCGTCCGGCCCGACGGCGAGCACGGCTGCGTCGAGGTCCCGGTGCCGCAGCAGCAGCGCGACGCGCCGGTGCTGTCGGACGCCGAGCTGAGCGAGTTGGTCGAACTGGGCCGCCGGGTGGAGGCGGCGCTGGGCGGGCCGCAGGACATCGAATGGGCTGCCGACGCCGACGGGCTGTGGGTACTGCAGGCCCGCCCGATCACCACCCCGGTGGGGGCCCAGCTCCGTGGCGCGGGGGAGCGGCTCGGCCCCGATGAGCTGCGCATCTGGGACAACTCCAACATCCTCGAGAGCTTCAACGGCATCACCTCGCCGCTGACGTTCACCACCGCCGCCGACATCTACGGCCGGGTCTACCGCGGCTACGCGGAGTCGCTGCGGGTGCCGCCGCGGCAGCTGCGCCAGACCGACGACTGGACCGGCGTGCTGCTCGGCTGCTTCCACGGCCGCGTCTACTACAACCTGCTGCACTGGTACCGGATGGTAGGCATCGCCCCCGGCTACCCGCTCAACCGCCGGGTGCTGGAGGCGGCCCTGGGCGTCGCCGAGCCGCTGTCCGACGACCTCGCGAAGACGTTGCGCCCCTTCACCTTCGGCAATCCGCTCGCCCGATTGTGGTCGCGCACGGTGACCACGGCGGTCTACGTGCGGCGCGTCGTGGGCATCGACGCCATGATGCGGCGGTTCCTGGCCGAGTTCTACCGCGTCTACGACGAATTCGACACGGTCGACGACACCGCGCTGACCGGTGAGCAGGCCTACGCCCGCTACCGACGGCTGGACCGGGAACTGGTCCGGCGCTGGGGCCCGATGATGGTGCTGGACGCGATGCTGCTGACCCTCACCGGCCTGCTCTACGTGCTGACCAAACTGTTGCTGCCCAAGGCGCCGGAGTGGTTCCTGTACGCGGTCGCCGGCCCGGGCGAGGAGGTGGAGTCGGCCGAACCGGCGCGCGCCATGGCGGCGCTGGCGGAGGTCGTGCGCGCCGACCCGGAACTGCGCGCCCTCGTCGAAACGACTGCGCCGGAAGGCGTTCGAGACGAACTGGCGAGCGCGGGGAGGACCGATTTCCTCGCCCGCGTGGACGACTACATCGCGCGCTACGGCTATCGCAGCATCGACGAACTGAAGCTGGAGACGCCGGATCTGCGCGAGGATCCCGCGAGCCTGTTCGTGCTGCTGCGCGCCGCCCTGCCGCAGGAGCAGACGCGTCGCGGCACCGAGGCCGAGACCTACCTGGACGAGCACCTGCACGGCGTGCGCCGGGCGCTGTACGAACGGTTGCGCCGCAAGGTCGGCCGGTGCGCCGCGCACCGCGAGCGGCTGCGGTTCTGCCGCACCCGCGCGTTCGGAATGGTCAAGCGGATGATCCGGGTGATGGGCCGCGATCTGGCCGCGCGCGGCGTCATCGACGACTTCGCCGATGTGTTCCAGCTGACCGTGCAGGAGTTGCGCGGCTGCTACGAGGGGGCGGACACGGACTCGCTGCGGGCCCTGATCGCCGCCCGCACCCAGCAGCGAGCGGCCGATGCCCGGCTCGTCGCGCCCTCGCGATTCGTCACGCGCGGACCGGGTTTCGGCCGCGCGGAGCTGGCGGCGCAGGGCTGGGTGCCGATCGCAGACATGCCCGCCGCGACCGCCGGGGCCGTGCTCACCGGCACGCCGTCGGGCCCCGGGGTGGGGACCGGCCCGGCCGTCGTGGTCGACCAGCCGCGCGACGTATCGGGCGGCGTGCTGGTCACCTACCGCACCGATCCCGGCTGGGTGGCCGCGCTGCCGTCGGCCGCCGCGCTGGTGATCGAGCGCGGCAGCCCTCTGACCCACGTCGCGATCGTGGCGCGCGAGCTGGGCGTGCCGACCGTCGTGCAGCTGCGCGACGCCACCACGATGCTCCGCACCGGCATGTCGATCCGAGTCGACGGCACCGGTGGCACCGTTACCGTACTGGCCGAAGGAGACGGTCCCCATGCAGGCTGA
- a CDS encoding ScbA/BarX family gamma-butyrolactone biosynthesis protein yields MTTTDTAMVQAASHLRTISRQLAHRCAVSEVFVTSLHARSPEEFVAGAQLPRMHAYYGDHIEPLVAQYDPLLVMEAARQAAIAITHEFFAVPQDMAFVVREFNGTAADTAAWSIGSAPADLVMTVGIARRHRRQGVVCGLDMVLDIECAGTPMMTVDGSFFWITPRQWARTRTEFRESLGLGPFHTATRHTERADAAAVGRENRRNVVVAPVRHAGGSATAALAADTAHPFLFDHPLDHVPGSLLIEAARQTAVAMLLPRTPRLRRVASRFDRFVELDRGAECTAELVGSAPDTVRCDVLQCGAAAAHIELEFAA; encoded by the coding sequence ATGACGACGACGGACACCGCGATGGTGCAGGCCGCGAGCCACCTGCGCACCATCTCCCGGCAGCTGGCGCACCGCTGCGCGGTCTCCGAGGTCTTCGTCACCTCGCTGCACGCGCGGTCGCCGGAGGAGTTCGTGGCGGGCGCGCAGCTGCCGCGCATGCACGCCTACTATGGCGATCACATCGAACCCCTTGTCGCGCAGTATGATCCGCTGCTGGTGATGGAGGCCGCGCGACAGGCCGCGATCGCTATCACGCACGAATTCTTCGCCGTGCCACAGGATATGGCGTTCGTCGTGCGCGAGTTCAACGGCACCGCCGCCGATACCGCCGCGTGGTCGATCGGCTCGGCGCCCGCCGATCTGGTGATGACCGTTGGTATCGCCCGCCGGCACCGGCGGCAGGGGGTGGTCTGCGGGCTGGACATGGTGCTCGATATCGAGTGCGCGGGCACGCCCATGATGACCGTCGACGGGTCGTTCTTCTGGATCACCCCGCGGCAGTGGGCCCGCACGCGTACCGAGTTCCGGGAAAGCCTGGGGCTCGGACCCTTTCACACCGCAACCCGGCACACCGAGCGGGCGGACGCGGCGGCGGTGGGGCGGGAGAACCGGCGCAATGTGGTGGTCGCGCCGGTCCGGCACGCGGGCGGGTCGGCCACGGCCGCGCTCGCCGCGGACACCGCGCACCCGTTCCTGTTCGATCATCCGCTCGACCATGTGCCCGGTAGCCTGCTTATCGAGGCGGCCCGCCAGACCGCTGTGGCCATGCTGCTGCCGCGCACACCCCGGCTGCGGCGGGTCGCGAGCCGGTTCGACCGCTTCGTGGAGCTGGACCGCGGCGCCGAGTGCACGGCCGAACTCGTCGGCTCGGCGCCGGACACCGTTCGATGTGACGTGCTGCAGTGCGGCGCGGCGGCCGCCCACATCGAGCTGGAGTTCGCGGCGTGA
- a CDS encoding SDR family oxidoreductase: MTGRSEVLITGATGLVGAEVAARLAAAGNPVTAVLHRNSTLVRNDGGVVDGVGTVRGDVREPGFGLDARTEAELAERVGVLVHSAATTAFDATAAEYDELNVRGTAHAVEQALRWDVPLVHVSTAYVCGLRGGTIAEDELEAGQQFGNGYEDSKFRAELLVRGTPGLRWAIVRPGIVTGATGTGVVRDYKNLYSVVKLIVEGKLRSLPGRYDATLAPAPVDHVAEVIAAVTTDVENWCGSTFHAVGRDSLSLREVSDVLAEYPSFHVATFVPEASFDADDLEPVEREYYLRVGALYTSYFARRVRFGTANAEALLGRPAPESGKEYLRVLLDHCLESGYLSTPLPSIEEVLAAAGIDGGERR, encoded by the coding sequence ATGACGGGCCGCTCGGAGGTACTGATCACCGGCGCCACCGGGCTGGTCGGCGCCGAGGTCGCGGCCCGCCTCGCCGCCGCTGGCAATCCGGTCACCGCTGTGCTGCACCGCAATTCGACACTGGTGCGCAACGACGGCGGCGTTGTGGACGGCGTCGGGACGGTGCGCGGTGACGTCCGCGAACCGGGCTTCGGCCTGGACGCGCGGACCGAGGCCGAGCTGGCGGAACGGGTGGGCGTACTCGTGCACTCGGCGGCCACCACGGCCTTCGACGCCACCGCCGCGGAGTACGACGAACTGAACGTGCGTGGCACGGCACACGCCGTCGAGCAGGCCCTGCGCTGGGACGTTCCGCTGGTGCACGTCAGCACGGCCTACGTGTGCGGCCTGCGCGGCGGGACGATCGCCGAGGACGAGCTCGAGGCCGGGCAGCAATTCGGAAACGGCTACGAGGACAGCAAGTTCCGCGCCGAGCTGCTCGTCCGTGGTACCCCGGGGCTGCGCTGGGCGATCGTGCGGCCGGGCATCGTCACCGGCGCGACCGGTACCGGAGTGGTCCGCGACTACAAGAACCTGTACTCGGTGGTGAAGCTGATCGTGGAAGGCAAACTGAGGTCCCTGCCGGGCCGCTACGACGCGACTCTCGCGCCGGCGCCGGTCGATCACGTCGCCGAGGTGATCGCCGCGGTCACCACCGATGTCGAAAACTGGTGTGGCAGCACGTTCCACGCGGTCGGCCGGGACAGCCTGTCACTGCGGGAGGTCTCGGACGTGCTGGCCGAGTACCCGTCGTTCCACGTCGCGACCTTCGTGCCGGAGGCCTCGTTCGACGCCGACGACCTGGAGCCGGTCGAACGGGAGTACTACCTGCGCGTGGGCGCGCTGTACACCAGTTATTTCGCCCGCCGGGTGCGGTTCGGTACGGCGAATGCCGAAGCGCTGCTGGGCCGTCCGGCGCCGGAGAGCGGCAAGGAATACCTGCGGGTGCTGCTGGACCACTGCCTGGAGTCGGGGTACCTCAGCACACCGCTGCCCTCGATCGAGGAGGTCCTCGCGGCCGCCGGAATCGACGGGGGTGAGCGCCGGTGA
- a CDS encoding acyl carrier protein has product MTGVHSDVAQRVRQLVAAMAPEPGETEDDRRLVEDLGFDSLRLMELTVVLERAFGLPRYRPEQVAGVLRVGDVIALIERTLS; this is encoded by the coding sequence ATGACCGGCGTGCACAGTGATGTGGCGCAACGTGTCCGGCAGCTCGTCGCCGCCATGGCCCCCGAACCGGGCGAGACGGAAGACGATCGGCGCCTCGTGGAGGACCTCGGATTCGACTCGCTGCGGCTGATGGAACTGACCGTGGTGCTGGAGCGGGCCTTCGGGCTGCCGCGTTACCGGCCCGAGCAGGTGGCCGGGGTACTGCGGGTCGGCGACGTGATCGCCCTGATCGAGCGGACCCTGTCATGA
- a CDS encoding DUF4254 domain-containing protein: protein MFVPQPDGVDRPSAGPVVSGRGVRRSRAARWRTDGPAPILPDWHELLAAFLGHIGDQPGDHPVTRWAQALAALHHQRRGDPLRSAEIDGRRGELIARIDRWAAEHTVSRPRTRSLGAAVDAMAAAQVRAAHLLRSIDDVGDERVYAAWFLLATLADDWTGLVQRTAVPRRPRPDRSVAGESG from the coding sequence ATGTTCGTACCGCAACCGGACGGTGTGGACCGACCGTCCGCCGGGCCCGTGGTCTCCGGTCGAGGCGTGCGCCGCTCGCGCGCCGCCCGGTGGCGCACGGACGGACCCGCCCCCATCCTGCCGGACTGGCACGAACTGCTTGCCGCCTTCCTCGGCCACATCGGTGACCAGCCCGGCGACCACCCGGTGACCCGCTGGGCGCAGGCCCTCGCCGCCCTGCACCACCAGCGCCGCGGCGACCCGCTGCGCTCGGCCGAAATCGACGGCCGCCGTGGCGAACTCATCGCGCGCATCGACCGCTGGGCGGCCGAGCACACGGTGTCCCGGCCGCGCACCCGGTCGCTGGGCGCGGCCGTCGACGCCATGGCCGCGGCCCAGGTCCGCGCCGCCCACCTATTGCGCAGCATCGATGATGTCGGCGACGAGCGGGTCTACGCCGCCTGGTTCCTGCTGGCGACGCTGGCCGACGACTGGACCGGCCTGGTGCAGCGGACGGCCGTGCCGCGCCGGCCGCGGCCCGATCGCAGCGTGGCCGGGGAGAGCGGCTGA
- a CDS encoding nucleoside-diphosphate kinase — protein MIPALRDLLTPLTPLPGKAECYAGDTYVQETVAQLDAAGLDAAKFACEHSMLLLKPDAIVARAVRPTLDWLRHNDFRVVGAHTLAVNRHLVRALWYYAWNIASPERRRLADLLVGISDALVLVVGGPVGELPTPVRLTAAKGATDPRKRRPGELRHLLGRDSYLLNLVHSPDDPADVLRELAVYFDEHARSRVLAEIGTGAECSAHAADLAEELYSRTPAREFTRAAAVERILADLGGPPDGFDPESDEACAALLRAAWAADRAMDPWSVIVLGSQVLPMRTGTGPQTLRSVGASDWLEGLP, from the coding sequence GTGATCCCCGCGCTGCGTGACCTGCTGACCCCGCTCACGCCGCTGCCCGGGAAGGCGGAGTGCTACGCGGGCGACACCTACGTGCAGGAAACCGTGGCACAGCTCGACGCGGCCGGGCTGGACGCCGCGAAGTTCGCGTGTGAGCACTCGATGCTGCTGTTGAAGCCGGACGCGATCGTCGCCCGCGCGGTCCGTCCCACGCTGGACTGGCTGCGCCACAACGACTTCCGGGTGGTGGGCGCACATACCCTGGCGGTGAACCGCCATCTGGTGCGGGCCCTGTGGTACTACGCCTGGAATATCGCCTCCCCCGAGCGGCGTCGCCTCGCCGATCTGCTCGTCGGCATCTCCGATGCCCTCGTGCTGGTGGTCGGCGGACCGGTGGGCGAACTCCCGACACCGGTGCGCCTGACCGCCGCGAAGGGCGCGACCGACCCGCGCAAGCGACGCCCCGGCGAGCTGCGTCACCTGCTCGGCCGCGACAGCTATCTGCTCAATCTGGTGCATTCGCCGGACGACCCGGCCGACGTGCTGCGCGAACTGGCCGTCTATTTCGACGAGCACGCCCGCTCCCGAGTGCTGGCGGAGATCGGCACCGGCGCGGAGTGCTCGGCGCACGCCGCCGACCTGGCCGAGGAGCTCTATTCCCGCACGCCCGCACGCGAATTCACGCGTGCTGCGGCGGTGGAACGCATCCTGGCCGATCTCGGCGGCCCACCCGACGGCTTCGATCCGGAGTCCGACGAAGCCTGTGCCGCGCTGCTGCGCGCGGCCTGGGCGGCGGACCGGGCGATGGATCCGTGGTCGGTGATCGTGCTCGGATCCCAGGTACTTCCCATGCGCACCGGAACCGGACCGCAGACGCTGCGGTCGGTAGGCGCATCCGACTGGTTGGAGGGTCTCCCATGA